One Caldanaerobius fijiensis DSM 17918 genomic window carries:
- a CDS encoding SHOCT-like domain-containing protein yields the protein MESEKLQILKMVESGKLSAEQGAELIKALDDANSSNRDEGVMRLIGRKPETRWIRIKVFVPEDNTSVNVNLPISLVDVGLKIAKKYAADKMPEDFDLEQIAEVIKSGAEGKIVEIQNEEGLKVEITIE from the coding sequence ATGGAAAGTGAAAAATTACAGATATTGAAAATGGTGGAAAGTGGTAAGCTTAGCGCAGAGCAAGGTGCGGAGCTTATAAAGGCTTTAGATGATGCTAATTCTTCGAACCGGGATGAGGGTGTGATGCGACTGATAGGCAGAAAGCCAGAAACTAGATGGATACGTATAAAGGTCTTTGTGCCTGAAGATAATACCAGCGTTAATGTCAATTTACCTATTTCTTTAGTGGATGTAGGATTGAAAATAGCTAAAAAATATGCTGCAGATAAGATGCCGGAAGATTTTGATTTGGAACAAATCGCAGAGGTTATAAAGAGTGGAGCAGAAGGAAAAATAGTGGAAATACAGAATGAAGAAGGGTTAAAAGTAGAAATTACTATAGAATGA
- a CDS encoding DUF4097 family beta strand repeat-containing protein: MDEEKMAILKMLEEGKITSEEALLLLEALEGEQKQNRSSSNAGKIKFEKADINGDEEDDEDEGDDEDDAENTTIKDKVNDEIKKWKNMDNDFEEKMEQLSRLGEEIGEKMGKLGEELGERIGNLGESIGEKAAIFAERFVEKFFNNPIGKPSGHELSVTKTWNNIPDGLNLEVDGINGKIELYTYDGTEMKVELKWGIKSNAKADVRVEPNGDSLPGIKVENRLDSLEEPYFSIGYDATVVKYLSVVIWLPDKDYNRINLNTSNGKICVTKLTCKNLDAKSSNGKIEVLNTASDEVRCITSNAKVLLESLHVPDIFVKTSNGKIECINSELGDINFTTSNGGIAVDNLRVIENQSRKMELITSNGSINVSLNEVDGMAYDITLTTSNGHGTIHLKDINYSGKNNFRYKSENYGVAPVNVSLKALTSNGSINVYKED, encoded by the coding sequence ATGGACGAGGAAAAGATGGCTATTTTAAAGATGCTGGAAGAAGGCAAGATCACAAGCGAAGAAGCATTGCTTCTCCTTGAAGCGCTGGAAGGAGAACAGAAGCAAAATCGTTCTTCGAGTAATGCCGGCAAAATTAAATTTGAGAAAGCAGACATAAATGGAGATGAAGAAGATGATGAGGATGAAGGAGATGATGAGGACGACGCGGAGAATACGACAATAAAGGATAAGGTTAATGATGAGATAAAGAAATGGAAAAACATGGACAATGACTTTGAGGAAAAGATGGAGCAGTTGAGCAGATTGGGCGAAGAAATTGGAGAAAAAATGGGCAAACTAGGCGAAGAATTAGGGGAAAGAATAGGAAACTTAGGTGAAAGCATAGGGGAAAAAGCGGCCATCTTTGCAGAACGGTTTGTGGAGAAATTTTTCAATAATCCCATTGGCAAACCTTCTGGACATGAATTGAGCGTGACGAAGACGTGGAACAATATCCCTGATGGATTGAATTTAGAGGTAGACGGGATAAATGGAAAGATAGAGCTCTATACTTATGATGGAACTGAAATGAAGGTTGAGTTGAAGTGGGGAATAAAATCAAACGCAAAGGCAGATGTAAGGGTGGAGCCAAACGGGGACAGTCTTCCAGGTATTAAAGTAGAAAATAGATTGGATTCGTTGGAAGAACCTTATTTTTCTATAGGCTATGATGCGACTGTAGTGAAATACCTAAGCGTTGTTATATGGTTACCTGATAAAGATTATAATCGAATTAATTTAAATACGTCAAACGGTAAAATCTGCGTGACAAAACTTACATGTAAAAACTTAGATGCTAAATCCAGTAATGGCAAAATAGAAGTGTTGAATACTGCTAGTGATGAAGTAAGATGTATTACATCTAATGCAAAGGTTTTACTTGAAAGCCTTCATGTACCTGATATATTTGTAAAAACATCTAATGGGAAAATAGAATGTATAAACAGCGAGCTTGGAGATATAAATTTTACCACATCTAATGGCGGCATTGCAGTTGACAATCTCAGGGTAATAGAAAATCAAAGCCGGAAGATGGAACTTATCACGTCCAACGGCAGCATTAACGTTAGCCTCAATGAAGTTGATGGTATGGCTTATGATATAACTCTGACTACAAGCAATGGACATGGAACAATACATTTAAAAGATATAAATTACTCAGGTAAAAACAACTTTAGGTATAAGAGCGAGAACTATGGTGTAGCTCCTGTTAATGTTAGCTTAAAAGCGTTGACCAGTAATGGGAGTATAAATGTGTATAAGGAGGATTAG
- a CDS encoding DUF2089 domain-containing protein, translating to MKKEVLGLCPVCGAKLEVTNLHCSECDIDIKGRFDLCKFCYLTKEQREFLEVFIKCRGNIKDVERELGISYPTVKNRLENVIATLGLDAVPNTSLNDSKRMEILDKLDRGEISASEAIRLLKDGR from the coding sequence TTGAAAAAGGAGGTATTGGGGTTATGCCCTGTATGTGGTGCAAAACTCGAAGTTACAAATCTCCATTGCAGCGAATGTGATATAGATATAAAGGGTCGTTTTGATCTTTGTAAATTTTGTTATCTCACGAAAGAGCAGAGGGAGTTTTTGGAAGTTTTTATAAAATGTAGGGGTAACATAAAAGATGTAGAAAGAGAATTGGGCATTTCTTATCCCACAGTAAAAAATCGTTTAGAAAACGTAATTGCTACTCTGGGACTTGATGCAGTGCCAAATACATCGCTGAATGATTCAAAAAGAATGGAAATACTTGACAAATTAGACAGGGGAGAAATATCAGCTAGTGAAGCTATTAGATTATTAAAAGATGGGAGGTAG
- a CDS encoding SHOCT domain-containing protein — MMWNNWWGDGWWGYMHVFGLGGLIMMIFYVLIIVLTVYLLIKLLRSGRSYDYNVSRLDRKIDPLDILKERYARGEISDEEYERMKQKLKE; from the coding sequence ATGATGTGGAATAACTGGTGGGGTGACGGCTGGTGGGGATACATGCACGTGTTTGGCCTCGGGGGTTTAATAATGATGATATTTTATGTACTGATTATTGTGCTGACTGTTTACCTGCTCATAAAGCTTTTGCGCTCAGGCAGATCTTATGATTATAATGTCAGCAGGCTGGACAGAAAAATCGACCCACTGGACATATTGAAAGAACGCTATGCTCGTGGCGAAATAAGTGATGAAGAATATGAGAGAATGAAACAGAAATTAAAGGAGTAA
- the thiI gene encoding tRNA uracil 4-sulfurtransferase ThiI translates to MLYLIKYGELALKKQNRSFFERKLVENIKKRFEQDVEIIRENGRIFVKTDLDKEMVLGKLKKVFGIVGICPAQEVELDINSISEHAVNIARKMFEKGCKTFKVETRRPNKAFPLDSPEINAYIGSRVLNEIPGFSVDVHNPDFVINVEVRKEAYIYSEEIPGCGGLPLGTSGKACLLLSGGIDSPVAGWMTMKRGVQIIGVHFHSFPFTSERAKEKVIDLTRVLAQFAGSIKLYVVHFTDIQKDLYENCPPKMITILMRRMMMRIADRIARKEGALALVTGESIGQVASQTIESMHVTNAVTDLPVFRPLIGMDKQEIISKAREIGTYEISILPYEDCCTVFVPKHPVIRPRIDLIEEAEKGLNIESMIENALSKSEIIKIEGGDVNDVE, encoded by the coding sequence ATGCTTTATTTGATTAAGTATGGAGAATTGGCTTTAAAAAAGCAGAACAGATCGTTTTTTGAGAGGAAATTGGTTGAAAACATAAAAAAACGATTTGAGCAAGATGTGGAAATAATAAGGGAAAATGGTAGGATATTTGTAAAAACAGATTTAGATAAGGAAATGGTTCTGGGAAAATTAAAAAAGGTATTTGGCATCGTAGGCATATGTCCTGCACAAGAAGTGGAACTGGATATAAATTCTATATCAGAGCATGCTGTTAATATTGCTCGCAAAATGTTTGAAAAAGGGTGTAAAACCTTTAAAGTGGAGACCAGGAGACCCAACAAGGCATTTCCTTTGGATAGTCCTGAAATAAATGCTTATATAGGGTCAAGAGTACTCAATGAGATACCGGGTTTTTCCGTTGATGTCCATAATCCTGATTTTGTAATAAATGTGGAGGTAAGAAAAGAGGCATATATATACAGTGAAGAAATACCAGGTTGTGGAGGATTACCTCTTGGTACCAGTGGAAAAGCGTGTTTATTGCTGTCAGGAGGTATAGATAGTCCTGTGGCGGGCTGGATGACTATGAAAAGAGGGGTGCAAATAATAGGAGTACATTTTCACAGCTTCCCATTTACCAGCGAAAGGGCAAAGGAAAAAGTCATTGATCTTACTCGTGTATTAGCTCAATTTGCCGGCAGCATCAAGCTGTATGTGGTGCATTTTACTGATATACAGAAAGATTTATATGAAAATTGTCCGCCTAAAATGATTACCATACTGATGCGCAGGATGATGATGAGGATAGCTGACAGGATTGCCAGAAAGGAAGGGGCTTTAGCTCTGGTTACAGGTGAAAGCATTGGTCAGGTTGCCAGCCAAACAATCGAGAGCATGCATGTGACCAATGCTGTGACAGATTTGCCTGTGTTCAGGCCATTAATCGGTATGGATAAGCAGGAGATAATATCAAAGGCAAGAGAGATAGGGACATATGAAATATCTATATTGCCTTATGAAGACTGCTGTACAGTTTTTGTGCCTAAACATCCTGTAATAAGGCCGAGAATAGACTTGATAGAGGAGGCAGAGAAGGGATTAAATATAGAGAGTATGATAGAAAATGCCCTGAGCAAGAGTGAAATAATAAAAATAGAAGGTGGTGATGTAAATGATGTGGAATAA
- a CDS encoding cysteine desulfurase family protein: MQVYLDNSATTKPYKEVVEAMIYALNERYENPSSMYRPAMEAEKMIENARLNIAKVIGAKKEEIFFTSGGTEANNTAIKGAAYLLKKRKNHIITTTIEHPSVLNAVMRLEAEGFKVSYIGVDVNGIVDLNEIKDKINDSTALISVMAVNNEIGSIQPIKDIGDIAKEKGVLFHVDAVQGYGKIVLDMRDLNVDLMSISGHKIHGPKGIGAIYIKRGVKIQPLLDGGGQEGNVRSGTENVPGIIGFGVAAEICHKNMDKYSDYMMTLKKRLWYGLKDNISDCFINGPDVEKGAPHILNISFVGVKGEVLLHALEEKGVYVSTGSACSSHKRGVSHVLKNLGLSDDRIESAIRFSLSPFNTCEEVDYTVNVLIDLVREYRKFYRR, translated from the coding sequence ATGCAAGTGTATCTTGATAACAGCGCTACGACGAAGCCATATAAAGAGGTAGTTGAGGCGATGATTTATGCATTAAACGAGCGCTATGAAAATCCTTCATCTATGTACAGGCCTGCGATGGAAGCAGAAAAAATGATTGAAAATGCTAGATTAAATATAGCAAAGGTAATTGGCGCTAAAAAAGAGGAGATATTCTTTACATCAGGGGGCACTGAGGCTAATAATACTGCCATAAAAGGGGCCGCGTATCTTTTAAAAAAGCGAAAAAACCATATAATAACAACGACGATTGAACATCCTTCTGTTTTAAATGCGGTTATGAGGTTGGAGGCCGAAGGATTTAAGGTAAGTTATATAGGTGTGGACGTTAATGGTATAGTTGATTTAAACGAAATAAAAGATAAAATAAATGATAGTACGGCTCTTATAAGTGTTATGGCTGTAAACAATGAGATAGGAAGTATTCAGCCTATAAAGGATATAGGTGATATAGCAAAAGAAAAGGGCGTATTATTTCATGTAGATGCTGTGCAGGGTTATGGTAAAATAGTACTTGATATGAGAGATTTGAATGTGGATTTGATGTCGATTAGCGGGCACAAGATTCATGGCCCTAAAGGGATAGGTGCTATTTATATAAAAAGAGGTGTGAAGATTCAGCCTCTTTTAGACGGTGGAGGACAGGAAGGAAATGTGCGTTCTGGTACAGAAAATGTCCCTGGTATAATAGGTTTTGGCGTAGCGGCTGAAATATGTCATAAAAATATGGATAAATATAGTGATTACATGATGACATTAAAAAAGAGACTGTGGTATGGCTTAAAGGATAACATAAGCGACTGCTTTATAAACGGACCCGATGTAGAAAAAGGAGCGCCTCACATACTGAATATATCTTTTGTAGGTGTAAAAGGTGAAGTGCTGTTGCATGCGTTAGAGGAAAAGGGTGTGTATGTTTCTACAGGATCAGCTTGTTCTTCCCACAAACGAGGCGTAAGCCATGTTTTAAAAAATCTTGGATTATCCGATGATAGGATAGAGAGCGCCATAAGGTTTAGTTTGTCTCCTTTTAATACCTGCGAAGAGGTAGATTATACGGTTAATGTTTTGATTGATTTAGTGAGAGAATATAGAAAGTTTTATCGGAGGTAG
- a CDS encoding NifU family protein has product MKEKVQEVLEAIRPSLQADGGDVELVDVDEDGVVKVKLTGACGGCPFALLTLQQGIEKNIKERVPEVKKVVAV; this is encoded by the coding sequence ATGAAAGAAAAAGTACAGGAGGTTTTAGAGGCGATCAGACCATCACTTCAAGCAGATGGCGGCGACGTTGAACTTGTTGACGTTGATGAAGATGGTGTTGTTAAGGTGAAACTTACAGGTGCTTGCGGTGGATGTCCGTTTGCACTGTTAACTCTCCAGCAAGGTATTGAAAAAAATATAAAAGAAAGAGTACCTGAAGTTAAAAAGGTTGTCGCTGTTTAA
- a CDS encoding magnesium transporter: MPIMSLYLSRILGNKIYSRDKKVLGKLLDLGVSMEIQHPIVLCAKIKTKSGVKYYKWQNFKIAKKHGQYELTCTKPIELQSVNDTLFLSKYVLDKQIIDINGRKVVRVNDIRLVLLESGLYAVAVDIGVEGLLRRLGLAKPLKRLLKRFNINISSKFILWEDIETITPSHENIMLSKTYQKLSTLHPSDLADIIEDLDLKSGIAIFSSLDRSRAADVLEEMETDTQRNILNTLSAEKAADILEEMPADEVADILDDLNEERAEELLNEMENDVSTEVRELMEYPEHTVGSLMTTDYISFKNTLTAEDTIRELRRIKPEEDTIYYLYVVDAKNRLIGVVSLRDLVIAEPNTTLEKIMNTDIIYAYDMDPISSLIKTISKYNLMAIPVVDKNMRLLGTVIINDIIYELMKTRKNYVRR; encoded by the coding sequence ATGCCTATTATGAGCCTTTACCTGAGTAGGATACTCGGGAACAAGATCTATTCTCGTGACAAAAAAGTCTTGGGAAAGCTCCTAGATCTAGGAGTTTCTATGGAAATTCAACATCCCATCGTACTATGCGCCAAAATAAAGACAAAATCAGGTGTTAAATACTATAAATGGCAAAATTTCAAAATTGCAAAAAAACATGGCCAATATGAACTCACATGCACAAAGCCAATAGAACTTCAATCAGTGAATGACACCTTGTTTTTGTCAAAATACGTGCTGGATAAGCAAATTATAGATATAAACGGTAGAAAAGTCGTCAGAGTCAACGACATAAGATTAGTACTTTTAGAATCAGGTTTATATGCTGTAGCTGTTGATATAGGCGTAGAAGGACTTTTGAGGAGATTAGGATTAGCCAAACCTCTCAAAAGACTATTAAAGAGGTTTAATATAAATATATCGAGTAAATTTATACTATGGGAAGATATAGAGACAATTACGCCGTCCCATGAAAATATAATGCTGTCCAAAACTTATCAAAAGCTTTCAACGTTACACCCCTCAGATCTTGCCGATATCATCGAAGACCTCGATTTGAAGTCGGGTATTGCCATATTTTCAAGCCTTGATAGGTCTCGAGCAGCTGACGTATTGGAAGAAATGGAAACAGACACACAGCGAAACATTTTAAATACCCTTTCAGCAGAAAAAGCCGCTGATATACTTGAGGAAATGCCCGCCGATGAGGTAGCCGATATATTGGATGATTTAAATGAAGAAAGAGCAGAAGAATTGCTCAATGAAATGGAAAATGATGTTTCAACAGAAGTCCGCGAACTCATGGAATATCCTGAACACACTGTCGGAAGCCTCATGACCACCGATTATATTTCATTTAAAAACACCTTAACAGCGGAAGATACCATAAGAGAACTAAGGCGCATTAAACCTGAGGAGGATACCATTTATTACCTCTACGTAGTTGATGCCAAAAATCGATTAATAGGCGTCGTGTCATTGAGAGACCTTGTAATAGCCGAGCCCAATACAACCCTGGAAAAAATAATGAATACAGATATAATATACGCCTACGATATGGATCCAATAAGTTCTCTTATAAAAACCATTTCTAAATACAACCTCATGGCAATTCCCGTGGTGGATAAAAACATGAGACTATTGGGCACAGTAATAATAAACGACATTATATACGAACTTATGAAAACCAGGAAAAACTACGTAAGGAGGTAA
- a CDS encoding Nramp family divalent metal transporter, with protein MSTRKKNLLTNILIFLSILGPGIITGSVDNDAGGITTYSVAGATYGYKLLWTLIPSFIVLIVIQEMNARMGVVTGKGLADLIRENFGVKITFFIFMGLLIADIGNTATEFAGIAGSMEIFGISKYIIVPLVAIGVWILIVKGNYRIAEKVFIIFSVFLLSYIISALMAKPDWKNIGLALVKPSIEAKPDYLSMVIGIIGTTIAPWMQFYMQSSVIEKGIKLEDYKYTVWDVIIGCIATVTVAFFIIVACASTLHTNGIRIEEAKDAAMALKPLAGALASQVFAFGLFIASVFSAAILPIATAFYVCEAFGFEAGIDKKLEEAPQFYTLFTAIMIIAVAIILIPNAPLIAITIWTQVLNGILLPVVLISMMLLVNNKEIMGKYVNNPVKNVIGWGTTIILIVLTFVLLAVSFIG; from the coding sequence ATGAGCACAAGGAAAAAAAACTTGCTAACAAATATATTAATTTTTCTATCGATACTGGGACCCGGCATCATAACAGGTAGCGTCGACAATGACGCAGGAGGAATAACCACATACTCAGTAGCAGGTGCTACATACGGATATAAACTTTTATGGACATTAATTCCTTCTTTCATCGTACTCATAGTCATTCAGGAAATGAATGCGCGAATGGGTGTTGTAACTGGAAAAGGGCTCGCGGACCTCATAAGAGAAAACTTTGGCGTAAAGATCACATTTTTTATTTTCATGGGTTTACTCATTGCTGATATCGGGAATACTGCTACAGAATTTGCAGGTATAGCCGGTAGCATGGAGATCTTTGGTATAAGCAAGTATATCATAGTACCACTGGTTGCCATAGGAGTATGGATTCTCATAGTCAAGGGCAATTACAGGATAGCAGAAAAGGTATTTATAATATTCAGTGTCTTTTTATTATCATATATCATTTCGGCACTTATGGCAAAACCTGATTGGAAAAATATAGGATTAGCATTAGTAAAACCGTCTATTGAAGCCAAACCAGATTATTTAAGTATGGTAATTGGCATCATAGGTACTACCATAGCACCGTGGATGCAATTTTATATGCAATCCTCGGTAATCGAAAAAGGCATTAAATTAGAAGATTATAAGTACACCGTCTGGGACGTGATTATAGGCTGTATTGCAACAGTAACAGTAGCATTTTTTATCATAGTCGCCTGTGCTTCTACATTACATACCAATGGCATTAGAATTGAAGAAGCCAAGGACGCAGCAATGGCTTTAAAGCCGTTAGCTGGTGCTCTGGCCTCTCAAGTATTCGCCTTTGGACTTTTTATCGCATCTGTTTTTTCGGCTGCTATATTGCCAATAGCCACAGCTTTTTATGTATGTGAAGCTTTTGGTTTTGAAGCCGGTATTGACAAAAAACTTGAAGAAGCGCCACAATTTTACACGCTATTTACAGCTATCATGATCATAGCTGTGGCAATCATACTTATACCCAATGCTCCCTTAATAGCTATCACCATATGGACCCAGGTATTAAACGGAATATTGTTACCTGTCGTATTAATATCTATGATGTTGCTGGTAAACAATAAAGAAATAATGGGTAAATATGTAAATAATCCTGTAAAAAACGTCATCGGTTGGGGTACTACAATTATCCTTATAGTGCTTACCTTTGTACTGCTTGCCGTCTCTTTTATAGGATAG
- a CDS encoding DUF3006 domain-containing protein, which produces MAYGIIDRFEGDMAIIETGDKIISIKRHLLPPYASEGDVIDLKSMKVDVAKTQSRKNKINRLMRDVWEDSD; this is translated from the coding sequence ATGGCATATGGCATAATTGACAGATTTGAAGGCGATATGGCTATCATTGAAACCGGAGATAAAATTATAAGTATAAAAAGGCATCTCCTTCCTCCTTATGCCAGCGAAGGAGATGTCATCGACCTTAAATCAATGAAAGTTGATGTTGCTAAAACACAGAGCAGAAAAAATAAGATAAATCGCCTTATGAGAGACGTTTGGGAAGACAGTGATTAA
- a CDS encoding AAA family ATPase has translation MNVNLLPIIMVGGLLYLLYNFITNQGLLRTNSIGTLVRVPQEDFSSIGGQNTAISELKEALDFILDSDKIEKMGIRPLKGLLLTGPPGTGKTLLAKAAANYTDSVFIATSGSEFIEVYAGVGAQRVRKLFQSARDKAKAEKKRSAIIFIDEIDILGAKRGTHESHMEYDQTLNQLLVEMDGINVNDEVKILVLAATNRPDMLDPALLRPGRFDRQVRVDLPDKDGRLQILKIHVKNKPLAEDVDLEAIARETFGFSGAHLESLTNEAAIIAMRNNSDKITQKDFLQAIDKVIMGEKIDRKPTPEELYRIAVHEAGHAIVSELVEKGSVANLTIVPRGNAMGFLRQAPKEDKYIYTREQLEKQIMICLAGSVAEKVIIGNKSTGAGNDFEKAVELAKEIIFSGLSSLGIISKDDISPKKINDEVTKIIGALERKTTELLTDNHFIIHKVVNVLKEKETISGEELRSILNGT, from the coding sequence ATGAATGTAAATCTGCTTCCTATAATTATGGTAGGAGGTTTGCTATATTTGCTTTATAATTTTATAACAAATCAAGGGCTGTTAAGGACCAATAGCATCGGAACTTTGGTTCGAGTGCCACAAGAGGATTTTTCAAGCATAGGTGGACAAAATACTGCTATATCTGAGTTAAAAGAGGCTCTTGATTTTATATTGGATAGCGATAAGATTGAAAAAATGGGTATTAGACCATTAAAGGGTTTGCTGCTTACGGGGCCACCCGGTACAGGTAAGACATTGTTGGCTAAAGCGGCAGCTAATTATACTGATTCGGTATTTATAGCTACATCCGGCAGTGAATTTATAGAGGTGTATGCGGGCGTTGGAGCCCAGAGGGTTAGAAAGTTGTTCCAAAGCGCCAGGGATAAGGCAAAAGCTGAGAAAAAAAGAAGTGCTATAATATTTATAGATGAGATCGACATACTAGGAGCAAAGCGAGGAACTCATGAAAGCCATATGGAATACGACCAAACCCTCAATCAGTTATTAGTAGAAATGGACGGTATAAATGTAAATGATGAGGTAAAAATACTTGTTTTAGCCGCTACTAATAGGCCGGATATGCTGGATCCGGCGCTGTTAAGGCCGGGGAGATTTGATAGACAGGTCAGGGTGGATTTGCCTGATAAGGATGGAAGACTTCAGATATTAAAAATACACGTTAAAAATAAACCTTTAGCAGAAGATGTAGATCTTGAAGCGATAGCGAGAGAAACCTTTGGTTTTTCAGGAGCTCATCTGGAGAGCTTAACCAATGAGGCAGCTATAATAGCCATGAGAAATAACAGCGACAAGATAACTCAAAAAGATTTTCTTCAAGCAATAGATAAAGTTATCATGGGGGAAAAAATTGATAGGAAGCCAACTCCCGAAGAGTTGTACAGAATAGCTGTACACGAGGCAGGTCATGCCATAGTAAGTGAACTAGTTGAGAAAGGGAGTGTTGCCAATCTGACTATAGTTCCAAGAGGAAATGCGATGGGATTTTTAAGGCAAGCGCCTAAGGAGGATAAATACATCTATACAAGAGAACAGCTTGAAAAGCAAATAATGATTTGTCTCGCGGGCTCTGTTGCTGAAAAGGTGATAATAGGTAATAAGAGCACAGGTGCAGGCAATGATTTTGAGAAAGCAGTAGAACTGGCCAAAGAAATAATTTTTTCGGGTCTATCATCGCTGGGCATAATAAGCAAAGACGATATATCTCCTAAAAAGATCAATGATGAGGTGACAAAAATAATAGGTGCCCTTGAAAGAAAGACCACTGAGTTGCTCACCGATAATCACTTTATTATACACAAAGTAGTTAATGTTTTAAAAGAAAAAGAGACGATTTCAGGAGAAGAGTTAAGAAGTATACTGAATGGTACTTAA